The following proteins come from a genomic window of Bactrocera dorsalis isolate Fly_Bdor chromosome 6, ASM2337382v1, whole genome shotgun sequence:
- the LOC105221854 gene encoding uncharacterized protein LOC105221854 has product MSYIKNSLIKMAAFQFTSINLQMAQDYFSNLNPLAQRVASDINITKSSYGMLWYTLKENQQNEIINQTLINPEISLKYLENLSLSASSLSSSPSSSSSSSASLSTTSAEHILPSSSKDRGQNYSPNVNNSNTSHSLTENFVQTQNLLSKTFVARPMHTVHSHQIGKLKPPSSPPPPPPTTSKKLKRIENTEKQKNDLRSLQTVRNGPANGRNEKRDYIYDGINLHTYIAQKVALKIIYDDVLRAYPDEHSQPFSYRTKSQIDLQQQYYEADLNDINLNTNFDYKCLTSNESCNINLVKNVDLTKNYDCLQKELKSTLSNHLKPSRKNKRLLPISQEVSNILPAKANQVLSSPLLNKSKIESSRCLKENVVKHTSEGSFLLDFKPKQSNLNYAVYTDVYIEKGESATLMYNCSNSGILTESSNSLTTTSDDDEQSNHEYINENDDEKTLCRLLENDLNLRRGFDFLNNW; this is encoded by the coding sequence ATGAGCTACATAAAAAATAGTCTTATAAAAATGGCCGCTTTCCAGTTTACCTCGATTAATCTGCAAATGGCACAagattatttttccaatttaaatCCATTAGCTCAGCGTGTTGCGTCTGatataaacataacaaaatctTCATATGGCATGCTTTGGTATACTTTGaaagaaaatcaacaaaacgAGATCATAAACCAAACTCTGATAAATCCTGAAATTTCGCTGAAGTATTTGGAAAATCTGTCTCTGTCCGCTTCATCGTTATCATCAAGTCCATCTTCGTCAAGCTCATCTTCAGCCAGTTTAAGTACTACAAGTGCTGAACATATTTTGCCGTCGTCTTCAAAGGATAGAGGACAAAATTATTCTCCCAATGTCAATAATAGTAATACATCGCATTCGTTAACTGAAAATTTTGTACAGACTCAAAATTTATTGTCAAAAACCTTCGTAGCACGCCCTATGCACACTGTACATTCACATCAAATTGGTAAATTAAAACCTCCTTCGTCCCCACCGCCACCTCCACCCACTACatccaaaaaattgaaaagaattgaaaatactgaaaaacagaaaaatgaTTTGAGATCGCTTCAAACGGTACGTAATGGACCGGCAAATGGTAGAAACGAGAAAAGAGATTATATTTATGATGGAAtcaacttacatacatatatcgcacAGAAAGTGgcactaaaaattatatatgatgaTGTATTAAGGGCATATCCCGATGAACATTCGCAACCTTTCAGTTATCGCACAAAATCGCAAATAGATCTACAACAGCAGTATTATGAAGCTGATTTGAATGATATAAATTTGAACACTAACTTTGATTATAAATGCCTTACTTCAAACGAGTCGTGCAAtataaatttggttaaaaatgtagatttaactaaaaattatgaTTGCTTACAAAAGGAGTTAAAGAGTACATTGAGCAACCATTTGAAGCCATCTAGAAAAAATAAGCGCCTATTACCTATATCGCAAGAAGTGTCCAATATTCTACCTGCTAAAGCAAATCAAGTGCTTTCTTCGCCACTTTTGAATAAGTCTAAAATTGAATCGAGCAGATGTTTGAaagaaaatgttgtaaagcATACATCCGAGGGCTCATTCTTACTCGACTTTAAACCGAAACAATCAAATTTGAATTATGCCGTATACACAGATGTCTATATTGAAAAAGGTGAATCAGCTACACTAATGTACAATTGCAGCAACAGCGGAATTCTGACGGAATCCTCGAACTCGTTAACAACTACATCCGATGACGACGAACAAAGTAATCACGAATATATTAACGAAAATGATGATGAAAAGACGTTGTGCCGGCTTTTAGAGAACGATCTAAATTTACGTAGGGGATTCGATTTTCTGAAtaattggtaa